Within Halobacterium jilantaiense, the genomic segment CGGGTCGACGGCGCTGGTATGAGCCGGGGGCTTTGAACCAGACTAAGCTAAGGGCCCTGTACGTGGGTATCCCGTGGGACGGCCTTTAGCGTATCGGGACACGGCAGCGCCGGCACGGTGAGCGGAGTCAGGCGTCGGACTCGTCGTCGCTGGCGTCGCCGTCGGTCGCAGTTGGTTCGGGTGGCTGGACGACGAGCCGGTCGATGCGGGCGTCGGTGACGGCGTCGACGCGCAGCAGAACGCCGTCGTGTTCGAGTTCGTCGCCGACTTCGGGGACGCGGCCGAGCCGGCTGAAGACGAAGCCGCCGATGGTCTCGACGTCGTCGCTCTCGAAGTCGGTGTCGAGGCGGTCGTTGACGGCCTGAACGGGAACGCCGCCGTCAACGAGGTACGTGCCGTCCTCGCGGGCGTCGATAGACGGCTGCTGGCCGTCGGTGTCGAACTCGTCTTGGATGTCGCCGACAATCTCCTCGAGGACGTCCTCGATGGTGAGCACGCCCTCGAAGACGCCCCACTCGTCGATGACGACGGCGAGTTGACTGCCCTCCTGGGCCTGGAAGTCAGCGAGGATGGAGTCGACGCGACGGGTCTCGGGGACGGCCAGCGCCTCGCGTGCGAGGTCGCGAGCAGTCACTGCCTCGCCGCGGTCGGGCTCCGTCTCGGTGGCGTGCAGGACGTCCTTGGCGTGGACGAAGCCGACCGGCTGCTCGCCGTCGTCGTCAAGGACGAGGTAGCGCGTGTACGCGCCGCCGGCGACGATGCCGCGGAGTTCCGGCAGCCCCATGGACGCGGGGACAGTGGCGACGTCCGGTCGCGGCACCATGATTTCGCGGGCAATCGTGTCCCCGAGCTCGAAGACGCTCTCGATCATCTCGACTTCGTCGAGGTCGATTTCGCCGGTCTCCTCCGAGCGCGTGAGAATCATCCGAATCTCCTCCTCGGTGTGGGTCTCCTCGCTCTCTGAGGCGGGGGAGACGCCTGCGAGGCGCGTGAAGTAGTTCGCAGTGCCGTTGAACACGACGAGACCGGGCCGGAACACGAAGTAGAAGACCTTCATCAGGGGCGCGACGACGAGCGCGACCTTCACGGCCTCCTGGATGGCGAACGTCTTCGGTGCGAGCTCCCCGAAGACGACGTGGAGGAACGTGATAGTGCCGAACCCGACGGCGAACGCGACGAGGTGGACGAGCGTCGCGGGCAGCACCTGGCCGAGCACGGGGTCGATGAGCGCGGCGACCGCGGGCTCGCCCACCCACCCGAGGCCGAGCGAGGACAGCGTGATACCGAGCTGGCTCACCGCGAGGTAGCTGTCGAGGTTCTCGACGGCGTCCTGGACGGCCTTTGCGCCGGGTTTCCCGCGCTCGACGAGCGCGTTCACCTGCGTCGGCCGTACCTTCACGAACGCGAACTCGGCGGCGACGAACACGCCATTCATCACCACCAGAAACAGCGCGAGCAGCACGCCACCGACGTCGAGCAGTTCGACCATACGGGTGCTTGGGCAGTCACTGTCTTGTAGGAGGTGGTCGGCGAACGGCAGACGGAGAACGGGCCACGGTGAGGGGAGCCATCGCTGCGCGAGTAGCTATCAGAGAAGCGCCGTCGTGAGACTGCGTCTCACGGGCCGTGAATTTCGGAGAAATTCACGCCGTCGGAGGGCTACGCCCCCCGGGCCGTCAGAAGTATTCTGACGCCGCCACCAGGGCTCGAACGTCGGAAGACGGTCCTGCTCGCTCCGCTGCGCGGGCTGCGGCTTCCGGGCTCGAGCCCTTCCGGCGCTACAACTGGACTCATCGCAGAGCCGACGCTCTGCGAGTGAGTGTCTGAGAAGCGCCGCCACCAGGGCTCGAACCTGGGACAACGTGGGTAACAACCACGTGCTCTACCAACTGAGCTATGGCGGCTTGCAATCCAGCGTAGCCGCGGCGTTTTGAAATGGCTTTCGTTTCGCAAGCAGGCCCGGGCATCGACACGGCTTAGGTCCGCACCCGAAAACGAGGGGGCATGAGCGACTTCGAGGCGGTCGTCGCGGGCGTCCGGGAGCGCGTGGACCCGACGCCCGAGGAGCGGCGGGCGCTCGCCGCGACCGCCGGCCGGCTGGCCGACCGCGCGCGGGCGGCCATCGCCGACCTGCCCGTCGAAGCGGACGTCCTCCAGGTCGGGAGTACCGCCCGGGGGACGTGGGTGGCGGGCGACCGCGACATCGACCTGTTCGTCCGGTTTCCGGCAGACCTCCCACGAGAGGACCTCGAAGCCCACGGGCTGACCGTCGGAGCGGCGGTGCTGCCCGACGGCCACGAGGAGTACGCCGAACACCCCTACGTGAAAGGCGAGTTCGAGGGCTACGACGTGGACCTGGTGCCGTGCTACCGGCTGGACGCGGCCACCGACATCCAGTCGGCAGTCGACCGGACGCCGTTCCACAACGACTACCTCCTCGGTCGGCTGGACGACGACCTCGCCGGGGACGTGCGGCTGTTCAAGCAGTTCCTCAAGGGCATCGGCGTCTACGGCAGCGACCTCCGCACGCAGGGGTTCTCGGGCTACCTCGCGGAGCTACTCGTCGTCGAGTACGGCGGCTTCCGGGCGACACTAGAGGCGGCGCGAGACTGGCACCCGACGGTCGTTCTCGACCCCGAGGACCACCAGGCGGCGGACTTCGACGACCCACTGGTGGTCGTGGACCCGACGGACCCGGAGCGGAACGTCGCAGCCGTCGTCTCCGAGACGAACATCGCCGTGCTCCAGCACCACGCCCGCGAGTTCCTCGACAACCCCAGCGAGGACGCCTTCGAGCCGGACGACCCGGAGCCGCTCGACGAGGACGACGTCCAGTCCCACCTCGACCGCCGGGGGACGACGCCGCTGGCGGTCGTCTTCGACGCGCCGGACCTCGTCGACGACCAGCTCTACCCGCAGCTCTACCGGTCCCGGGACGGCCTCGCCAGGGGGCTCCGCGAGTACGGTTTCGAGGTGGTCCGAACGGCGACCTGGGCCGACGACCGCGCCGTCCTGTTCGCGGAACTCTCGGTCGCCGAACTCCCCGCCGTCGAGCGCCACGAGGGCCCGCCGGTCCACGTCGCGGACCACGCCCGGGGCTTCTACGAGAAGTACGCCGACGACGAGGACGTCTACGGCCCCTTCGTCGACGACGGCCGGTACGTCGTGGAGCGCGAGCGCGACATCAGGACCGCCCGCGAGTTCGCCGACGAACACCTCCACGAGGTCGCGCTCGGCGCGCACGTCGCGTCGCTCGTCGACGCCGGTGACTACGACGTGCTGGTCGGCGAGAGCGTCACAGGGCTCGCAGGAGCGTTCGGAACCGAACTGGCCGCTTACTTCGACCCGAGCGCCTGACTGGCGGCCCGGGCGTCCTCGAAGACGTCCTGAACGGCCGCGTCGACGCCGTCGTCCGGCTCCGCGGGCGTGCGCCCGTCGAACGTCTCGTGGACCATGCCGACGCCGTCCGAGAGCGCGTCGAGGCTGTACCCACCTTCGAGGATGAACGCCAGCGGCGCGCCGACGGCGTCGGCCACTCCGCGGACGCGGTCGGCGAGCAGCCCGTAGCCCTCCGTGGAGAGGTGGAGCCGCGAAATCGGGTCGTGGCGGTGCGCGTCGAAGCCCGCGCTCACGAGGAAGATGTCGGGGTCGAACTCCGCGACGGCCGGCGCAATCAGGTCGTCGACGGCGGCCGCGTAGTCGGCGTCGCCCGCACCCGCCGGGAACGGGAGATTCAGCGTCGCGCCCTCGCCGTCGCCCTCGCCCGTCTCGTCGATAGCGCCCGTACCCGGGTAGAGGCCGTCCTCGTGGATTGACGCGTAGAAGACGTCGCCGCGGTCGTAGAAGATGTCCTGGATGCCGTTGCCGTGGTGGACGTCCCAGTCGAAGATGGCGACCCGGTCGAGGTCGTGCTCGTCGAGCGCGTACTGGGCGGCGACGGCCGCGTTGTTCACGAAACAGAACCCCATCGCGTCGTCCTCGACGGCGTGGTGGCCGGGCGGCCGGCCCAGCGAGAACGGCGTGTCGCGACCGCTCGCGCCGTTCATCGCGGCGCGAACCGCGTCCATCGCGAGCCCCGCGCTCGCCAGCGCGGCCGACCACGTCGCCTCCGTCGCGACGGTGTCAGGGTCCCAGTTCCCACCGCCGCGCTCGCAGAACTGCCGGACCTCCTCGACGTAGCCGTCCTCGTGGACGGCAGCCACGTCGGCGGCGTCGGCGGGCGCGGCTCCCTCGTAGGTGACGCCGTGGCGCTTCTGGAGCCCGCGTTTGATGGCGCGCAGGCGGTCCGGGCTCTCCGGGTGGCGCGGCCCCGGGTCGTGGTCGAGACACGTCTCGCTGAATCCGAATCTCATCCCACGAGCTCGAAGTACGTGCTGACGTCCTCGGCCTGAACGGTGCGACGGTCGGCGTGCTCCGCGAGCAGCGCGGCCCCCTCGGAAGCCTCGGAGGCGTAGTCCTCGAGGATGTCCGCGAGCGCGACGCGGGCGTCTTTCGACACCCGGAAGCGGTCGTCGACGTCCAGGCGCGCGATTCGGTCGACGGGCGCGACCGGCAGGTCGAGGTCCCCGCCGTCCGGCACGGACGTCACGCCGAAGTCCTCGGCCATCAGTGTCTTCCGCCCGTCGGCGTCCGCGATGGCCGCCGCGTCCACGGCCAGGGCGGCCCCGTGGCGCTGGATGCGGCGCGCCAGTTCCTCGGCCGCGTCAGCGCTCACCCGCAGGTCACCCGCGTGCCGCCGGATGATGGCGTCCACCGGCGCGAACGGGAGTTCGACGCTCATGCGTCAATGCGTGGCGCTCGCACGCTTAACTGTTTCCGTTACTCCAGCCAACTGGCCACTACGCGCTGCGCGGCGGCCCACCCAGAGACGGTCGCCGCTACTGGAATTCGGGGCGTCCGGAGGGGACAATGCGAGAATCAGGGGTGGCCCGCGACTACCGCAGTTCGTCGGCCTGCAGGCGGCCGTCCTGCAGCGACCCGCGCACCGTCACTTCCTGCCCGAGCGTCACGTCGGCGTCCGTGTCGACGCTCATCGTCTCTTCGCCGTCGTCCAGAATCACGGGGTCCTGGGCCTGTACGACGACGCCCGTGAACTCGACGTCCTCCGCGTCGCCGGGGCGCTGACCGTTGGTCTTCGCCGCGCCGTCGTCGGCGGAGCGCGCGTCCTCCGCGTCGTCGCTGTCGTCGTCGCCCGCGAACGCGCCGAGGCCCTGACTGGCGTCGTCGCCGCCAGACTGGTCGGTCGCGCCCTCGGCGAGCTGGATGACCGACGCCTGCCAGCCGGCCGACGCCTCGATGTCGTCCTGCCAGCCGTCCTGAATCTCCACGTCGACGAACGCCACCTCGTCGCCGGGTCCGATGTCGAGGTCGGCCTTGTCGCCCCACATCGCCACCCGGATGTCACCGGTGTCGTCCTGCACGCGCACGTTCCGCACCTGGCCCTCACTGCCGTCGTCCCGGTCGAACGTGCGCTTGGGGTCGGCGGAACGCACGACGCCCGCGATGTCCGCCACGTCGTCGAGTTCGAGGTCCTCGATGGGCGTGCTGTCGGGCTCGAAGGCCACGTCCGCGTCGACGGGGTCGACCGCGCCCCGGTCGCCGACGTGGAGTTCGAGGCTGCCGTCGCGCTCGCGGACGTAGCCGTCCACGACCTCCACGACCTCGCCCGGGTCGAGGTCGAGGGCGGTCTCGGCCTGCTCGTCCCAGAGCGTCACGCGGACGCGGCCCGTCTCGTCCCCGAGGACCAGATTCGAGACCTTTCCCTCGCTGCCGTCGTCCCGGTCGAACGTGCGAACGGCCTCCGTCGACAGCACCTCGCCGACGAGGTTCACGTCCGAGATGCCCAGCGAGAGGTCCGCGACCGCGTACTCGTCCTGCACCTGGACGTCGACCTCCTCGTCGTCGTCGACCTCCAGCTGGTCGACGCTCACCTCCACGCCGTTGTAGCCGTCTTTGGGCCGGCCCTTGACGCGTAGCACCTGACCGACCTCCAGTTCGTCGCTGGCCGCCTCCGCCTGCTCGTCCCACAGCGAGACGCGGACGCTGCCCGTCTCGTCGGCGACCTCGACGTTCACCACGCGACCCTCCGGCTGCTCGTCGTCGTCGCGCTCGAACGTCCGCACGTCGCCGACGCTCGTCACCTTCGCGATGAACTTCACCTCGTCCATCTCGGGCTCGATGTCGGCGATGCCGTTGACCTCGCCGTCGTCGACCTCGTGGGCGATGAGCATGGCTGCCGTCTCCTCGTCGGCCAGCCCGCCCATCTGTTCGACCTTCGACTCGACGGCCTCCCGGAACTCTTCGAGGGAGACGTCGTCGGTGTCGAGGTCCTCGTAGATGTCCTCGATAGCCCCCATAATCGTAGTCAGGCCAAGGTGACCGCCGACATAAGCGTTTTCGGTGTCGGTACGCCCCCGCTCGCGTCGCCCGGTTTGCTCACGTCGAGTGTGGCTCCCGCCCCCGTTTGAACGTTCGGCCGACCAGTGGCTCCGAGCCGGTGTCGAGACCGCGTCGTTCCGGTCAGAGGTCGACGGACGCGACTTCGTTCCGCTCGCCCCGGGCCTCGTGGACGACGACGACGCGCTCGGGCAGTCCGCCGACCGGGGTCACGGAGGCGCTGTACGACACGTCGGTGAGACACTGCACGCACTGTTCGACGCCCTCGCGCTCGACGCTCGCGACCACCACCCGGAGTTCGCCGTCGTCGACGGTGGCGTCGTCGAGTTCGACAGTCTGACACCCGCTCGCGACGGTCACCGTCCCCCGAACCGCGACCGCCGCGTCTTCGGTACGCACGGTCGCCGAGTCGCTGCCCTCCCCGCAGTTCGCGTCCCCGACTGTGAACGACGACTCCGAGACGCCGGCACCATCGGCCGTCCCGTCGTCACTCCACGCGGGCAGGCGAGCACACCCGGCTGTCGCCGTCACCGCCCCGGACGCCACGGCCGCGAGCATGGTGCGTCGACGCATACCAACCACTTCGACGCGAACCGTGAAAGAGCTTGGCACCGGACCCGCCAATCGTAACCGCTTTACGTAATCCGGGGATACTGGAGAGTGAGTCCGGATAGGGTAGTGGACTATCCTCTTGGCTTGCGGAGCCAGGGACCGGCGTTCAAATCGCCGTCCGGACGTTTCCTCTGCGAACTACGCCCGAGAGCGACGCCCGTGTCGCTCTTAGTGTATCGCTGTGTCAACGTCGAGGCGAGTTGAGCGAGCGAGACGAACGCCAGTGAGTCTCGCTACCGTTCAAATCGCCGTCCGGGCGTTTCCTCACTGCGTTCGTCACGACCGGCCGAGCCCGTGCTCGCTTCGCTCGCACGGACGCCGTCCGGGCGTTACTTATCCCGCTGCCACGACCGCGAGCGACCGCCGTGTCGCTCGCGTCGTGCAGGGAGTGATTCCGTCAGGTGATTCGAGCAGGAGAGCCGCAGCGCCGAGTGTCGGCTCTCGACTTCGGTGGACGAGGGGCTTTTGCGCGCGCCGCCGCAAGCGCACTCATGGATGCGGCGCTGCGCGCGGGAATCGCGATTCACAACGCCGGCCACCACCACGCCGCCCACGACGCCTGGGAGGACGAGTGGCTGGCGCTCGACGACGGCTCGGACGAGCGACTGCTCCACGGCCTCGTCCAGTTCACGGCGGCGGTCCACCACGCACGGAACCGGAACTGGACGGGCGCGGTCGGGCTCTGTGAGAGCGCGCGCGAGTACCTCGCTGACCTCCCGGCGGACTACCGCGGCGTGAACGTCGGGGCGGTTCGGGGGTACCTCGGACGCCTCGGCGACGACCCCGAGCGCGTCGAACGGGAGCCGGTGCTGGCGCTCACGCTGGACGGCGACGAACTGGCGCTGGCGGACCTCGACGCCCCCGCCGCGGTCGAGGCGGCGGTGGTGCTCGCGGCCCACCACGGCTACGACGACGCGGCGTTCGAGGCTGCCGCCGAGTACGCCCGGGACGGGCTGGCCGACGGCGAGTACAACGAGTTCGCGGCGCTGCTCTGTGACTTCGCGGCGGGCGACGCCCAGCGCGCGCTCGTCGCGACGCGGCTCGGCCAGCACGTCCAGCGCCGCCAGCGCCGCGAGGACGACGTGGCGGGCCTGTTCGACGAGAGCTAGAGGAGTTCGGCGTACGCGATGTAGGCCGCGACGAGCAGGCACGCGAGGCCGAGGGCGCGCACGAACCACGCCGCCCACGCGCCGAACGGGTCGCCATCACTGCCGTACTCGCCGCTGCGCCGCCGGCGCTGAGTGGGGCCGACGAACACCGACAACAGCAGCATCGACCGGGGTTTCGCGAGCAGGGCGACGCCCAGCAGGACGCCGAGACCGACCGCGAGGAGTTCGCGGACGCCAGCCATCTACGAGCGCAGGCGCTGGATGCGCTTCTCCATCGGCGGGTGCGTGGAGACGAGCTTCGTCAGGAGGCTCGTGCTCTCGCCGAAGATGCAGAGCGCGGAGACGTTCTCGTCGACGCGGGACTCCTGGCCGCGCTGGTGGCCCTGAGAAATCTTCTCCAGGGCGCGGGCGAGCGGTTCGCCGGTGCCGATGGCTTCCCGGGCGTCCGAGTCCGCGACGTACTCGCGGTAGCGGCTGATGGCGAGCACGAACAGCATCACGAAGAACTGCACGAGGTTGCCGACCACGATACCGAGGAAGAGGTCTGCGAGGTCGTTGTCGCCCGTGAACATCACGATGTACTGGGCGACGATGCCGACGACGGACGCGATGCCCTGTCCGATGACCATCGTCACCACGTCGCGGTTGGCGATATGCGCGAGTTCGTGGGCGAGCACGCCGTCGAGTTCCTGGTTGTCCAGAATCTGGATGAGTTCCTCGGAGACGACGACGGTCCCGTTTCCTTTCCGGCCGACGGCGAAGGCGTTCGGGACGCCCATCCGAGCGACCTTGAGCGTGGGCTTCTCGATGCCCATGTCGCGGGAGAGCGCTTCGACGCGCTGGTGGATGCGGGAGTACTGCTGCGGGTCCATGTCCTGAGCGCCGACGCTCCGGAGCGCGGCCCACTTCCCGACCTTGTACTGGACGCCGACCAGCAGGATGCTGCCGACGATGGCGATGCCGAGAATCGTCTGGCTCTGCCCGAAGAAGAACCACGCGGCAGCCACCGCTACCGAGTAGAACGCGAAGAGGATGGCACCGACGAGCGCCATCCGTAGCTTGAGTCCGGTGTGTCTCATGTAGCCGGTACTTACGCGTCGTCACTTATAAATCCACTCGCGATGCTGCCAGGAATTCGCACGGCCACGACGGGACACGTGTCGGCGGCCTCGTGGGCGAGTTCAGGCGACGTGGTCGCCATCGTTCCACTCCGCGGGGGTGTCGACGGAGCCGTAACCGCTAGCGGCGAGTGAAAAATGCGTAGTTAGTCGCCAAATAGGGCGTTCTTCACACGCCGAAGGATGCCAGACTCTCCGGAGGGATTCTGGGTCGGTGGGCACTCGTGGTTCAATTGGCGTCGGTGGCGGAGGCAGAAATCCTGGCCACACCCATCACACTCGAACCGTGCGTCTCTTCCGCACTTGACGCAATCTGGGAGGTCGACAGCTGGAGCGTCTTGCTCCTCGCGCCCCTCATCAGTAACTGAAGCCTGCTTCCCGTGGCTTACTGGGGTGCAGTCGTGTGCGGCTGACTCTCGGTGCTCCTCACAGTAGGGGTCGCCGCATTCACCACAGTTCGCCCGGGCCGCCCGGTCGCACTCGGAGCAGGTCATTCCCGGTCCAGTTGTGGCTCCATTCTTCCTGGACGGAGCCCCTTTGTCCGACTCACTCGTGGGAGAATTACGCTGAATCTGCGTCTGGCGGCGATTCTTCCGGACAGAGAGGTCCTCCTTGAACCAGCCCTCACCGTTCTTCGAAAGCAGCGCCTCACAACGGTGGTCCTCGGGTAGTCTGTGATTGGAACAGAACGTTCCACCACACTCGTTGCAGGTGTAGGAGATTTTGTCGTCGCCTGCGCAGAGTTCGCAGTCCCCCATCAGGACTTCGGTGACGCGCTGTTGTAATAATTCCTACGTATACGATGATTTGAGGTCTCTCAGCTTCAGAGAGCCAAGGTGGGCTTCCAGAAGGAACGCTTCGGGCAGTAAACTGCTACCGAGAGAGGAATCGTCTTCCAGTTATTCGACCTGCTCGTCGCCGTCCCACTCCGCGGAGTTGTCCGCGGGGTCGTAGCCGAGCGCTTCTTTCGCGCGCTCCAGACTGTAGTACTTGCGGTCGTTGTCAGAGATACCGTAGACGATTTCGTAGCCGTAGTCCGCAGAGAGACAGCGGTCGAAGAGGTGCGCGCAGTCCCGGTAGGACAGCCACATCGCCTGCCCGCGCTCGTAGTCGATGGGTGGGTGACCCTCGGTGAGATTGCCGATGCGGACGGCGGCGAAGGAGAGGTCGTGTTCGTCGTGGTAGTACCGGCCGAGGGTCTCGCCGGCGGCCTTCGAGACGCCGTAGAGGTTGCCGGGGCGCGGGAGTTCCGTGCCGTCCAATTGGAAGTCGTCGTCGCTGCGGTAGAGGTCGGGTTTGCGCTCGGTCTCGTAGTGGCCGACGGCGTGGTTCGAGGACGCGAACACGAACCGGTCGACGCCCGCGTCGACGGCGGCGTCGAGAATCGTCTGCGTGCCGTCGATGTTGTTCCGGAGGACGCTGTCCCAGGGCGCTTCCGGCCGGGGGTCGCCGGCGAGGTGAATCACCGCGCCGCAGCCGTCCACGGCCGCCCGGATGGCGTCCTCGTCGGTGACGTCCGCGACGACGAACTCGTGGTCGGACTCGCCCGTCGGGGGCTCGCGGTCGAGGAGCCGCCAGTCGTAGTCCTCACCGATGCCGCCGAGGATGGCCTGACCGACGCGTCCGGAAGCGCCCGTGAGGAGGACCGGGTCGTCCATTCGATTGGGTCTCCGCCCGACTGGGCTATCAATGGTGCGGTTCGTCGCGTGTAGTCAGCGAGCCAGCCAACGGGGGTGGACGCGACGAGTGACGGAGCGGTCGTCTCGCCGGCGGCGGCCGTCTGTGGTCGTCGGCCGTGGGACGGCGACAGTGCTTAGTCCGGGCCGGCCCCAGCCGACGTATGGCGAGTGACGCCCAGCAGGCGTGTTTCGAGGCGGGCATCAAGTTCGGGGCGCTCTACCACCAGTTCGCGGGGACGCCCGTGAGCCCGGCGAGCGCGCCGAGTCTGGAGACGGCCATCGAGGAGTCCATCGAGAACCAGCCGTTCTGCGAAGGGGTGGCCGTCGACATCCTCACCGACCGGCTGGACGTCGAGCACGGCTACACGGAGCTGACGGGCGAGTACATGGAGGTCGAGATGCGCATCGACTACGAGGGCACCGAGGTGGTCGCGGAGATGGCGATGCAGGACGGCTACCCGCTGATGGAGCTCGCGAGCGTCGAGTGAGGCGTGTTCACGTCCGCCTCGGGGCGTGCTTTTAAACCAGTCCCGGTCGAATCGGGTGACATGAGTCAGTCATCCATGGACGACGACGAACTGTTCGGCGAGGCGGCCGAGGAGATGCGCGCCGACGTCGAGGAACACCTCGACGCCGCTCGCGCGGAACTCCCCGAGTCCGACGCCATCTGGGACGTGGACGCCGACAACACGCTCGGCGTGCTGAACGCGCTCCGGTCGGCGCTCGACATCGACGACGTCGAAGCCCACGTCCGTGACGCGAAGA encodes:
- the azf gene encoding NAD-dependent glucose-6-phosphate dehydrogenase Azf — its product is MDDPVLLTGASGRVGQAILGGIGEDYDWRLLDREPPTGESDHEFVVADVTDEDAIRAAVDGCGAVIHLAGDPRPEAPWDSVLRNNIDGTQTILDAAVDAGVDRFVFASSNHAVGHYETERKPDLYRSDDDFQLDGTELPRPGNLYGVSKAAGETLGRYYHDEHDLSFAAVRIGNLTEGHPPIDYERGQAMWLSYRDCAHLFDRCLSADYGYEIVYGISDNDRKYYSLERAKEALGYDPADNSAEWDGDEQVE
- a CDS encoding dihydroneopterin aldolase family protein, which produces MASDAQQACFEAGIKFGALYHQFAGTPVSPASAPSLETAIEESIENQPFCEGVAVDILTDRLDVEHGYTELTGEYMEVEMRIDYEGTEVVAEMAMQDGYPLMELASVE
- a CDS encoding histone family protein produces the protein MSVELPFAPVDAIIRRHAGDLRVSADAAEELARRIQRHGAALAVDAAAIADADGRKTLMAEDFGVTSVPDGGDLDLPVAPVDRIARLDVDDRFRVSKDARVALADILEDYASEASEGAALLAEHADRRTVQAEDVSTYFELVG
- a CDS encoding DUF309 domain-containing protein, which encodes MDAALRAGIAIHNAGHHHAAHDAWEDEWLALDDGSDERLLHGLVQFTAAVHHARNRNWTGAVGLCESAREYLADLPADYRGVNVGAVRGYLGRLGDDPERVEREPVLALTLDGDELALADLDAPAAVEAAVVLAAHHGYDDAAFEAAAEYARDGLADGEYNEFAALLCDFAAGDAQRALVATRLGQHVQRRQRREDDVAGLFDES
- a CDS encoding immunoglobulin domain-containing family protein, with product MRRRTMLAAVASGAVTATAGCARLPAWSDDGTADGAGVSESSFTVGDANCGEGSDSATVRTEDAAVAVRGTVTVASGCQTVELDDATVDDGELRVVVASVEREGVEQCVQCLTDVSYSASVTPVGGLPERVVVVHEARGERNEVASVDL
- a CDS encoding M48 family metallopeptidase, translated to MALVGAILFAFYSVAVAAAWFFFGQSQTILGIAIVGSILLVGVQYKVGKWAALRSVGAQDMDPQQYSRIHQRVEALSRDMGIEKPTLKVARMGVPNAFAVGRKGNGTVVVSEELIQILDNQELDGVLAHELAHIANRDVVTMVIGQGIASVVGIVAQYIVMFTGDNDLADLFLGIVVGNLVQFFVMLFVLAISRYREYVADSDAREAIGTGEPLARALEKISQGHQRGQESRVDENVSALCIFGESTSLLTKLVSTHPPMEKRIQRLRS
- a CDS encoding single-stranded DNA binding protein, which encodes MGAIEDIYEDLDTDDVSLEEFREAVESKVEQMGGLADEETAAMLIAHEVDDGEVNGIADIEPEMDEVKFIAKVTSVGDVRTFERDDDEQPEGRVVNVEVADETGSVRVSLWDEQAEAASDELEVGQVLRVKGRPKDGYNGVEVSVDQLEVDDDEEVDVQVQDEYAVADLSLGISDVNLVGEVLSTEAVRTFDRDDGSEGKVSNLVLGDETGRVRVTLWDEQAETALDLDPGEVVEVVDGYVRERDGSLELHVGDRGAVDPVDADVAFEPDSTPIEDLELDDVADIAGVVRSADPKRTFDRDDGSEGQVRNVRVQDDTGDIRVAMWGDKADLDIGPGDEVAFVDVEIQDGWQDDIEASAGWQASVIQLAEGATDQSGGDDASQGLGAFAGDDDSDDAEDARSADDGAAKTNGQRPGDAEDVEFTGVVVQAQDPVILDDGEETMSVDTDADVTLGQEVTVRGSLQDGRLQADELR
- a CDS encoding DUF5790 family protein → MSQSSMDDDELFGEAAEEMRADVEEHLDAARAELPESDAIWDVDADNTLGVLNALRSALDIDDVEAHVRDAKKAFVMGERADAFEDADDLEADLAAVEDVLADLETAREQVGELASTVPELRSALDDAHDGE
- a CDS encoding histone deacetylase family protein, with the translated sequence MRFGFSETCLDHDPGPRHPESPDRLRAIKRGLQKRHGVTYEGAAPADAADVAAVHEDGYVEEVRQFCERGGGNWDPDTVATEATWSAALASAGLAMDAVRAAMNGASGRDTPFSLGRPPGHHAVEDDAMGFCFVNNAAVAAQYALDEHDLDRVAIFDWDVHHGNGIQDIFYDRGDVFYASIHEDGLYPGTGAIDETGEGDGEGATLNLPFPAGAGDADYAAAVDDLIAPAVAEFDPDIFLVSAGFDAHRHDPISRLHLSTEGYGLLADRVRGVADAVGAPLAFILEGGYSLDALSDGVGMVHETFDGRTPAEPDDGVDAAVQDVFEDARAASQALGSK
- a CDS encoding AN1-type zinc finger protein — encoded protein: MGDCELCAGDDKISYTCNECGGTFCSNHRLPEDHRCEALLSKNGEGWFKEDLSVRKNRRQTQIQRNSPTSESDKGAPSRKNGATTGPGMTCSECDRAARANCGECGDPYCEEHRESAAHDCTPVSHGKQASVTDEGREEQDAPAVDLPDCVKCGRDARFECDGCGQDFCLRHRRQLNHECPPTQNPSGESGILRRVKNALFGD
- the cca gene encoding CCA tRNA nucleotidyltransferase, producing the protein MSDFEAVVAGVRERVDPTPEERRALAATAGRLADRARAAIADLPVEADVLQVGSTARGTWVAGDRDIDLFVRFPADLPREDLEAHGLTVGAAVLPDGHEEYAEHPYVKGEFEGYDVDLVPCYRLDAATDIQSAVDRTPFHNDYLLGRLDDDLAGDVRLFKQFLKGIGVYGSDLRTQGFSGYLAELLVVEYGGFRATLEAARDWHPTVVLDPEDHQAADFDDPLVVVDPTDPERNVAAVVSETNIAVLQHHAREFLDNPSEDAFEPDDPEPLDEDDVQSHLDRRGTTPLAVVFDAPDLVDDQLYPQLYRSRDGLARGLREYGFEVVRTATWADDRAVLFAELSVAELPAVERHEGPPVHVADHARGFYEKYADDEDVYGPFVDDGRYVVERERDIRTAREFADEHLHEVALGAHVASLVDAGDYDVLVGESVTGLAGAFGTELAAYFDPSA
- a CDS encoding hemolysin family protein; this translates as MVELLDVGGVLLALFLVVMNGVFVAAEFAFVKVRPTQVNALVERGKPGAKAVQDAVENLDSYLAVSQLGITLSSLGLGWVGEPAVAALIDPVLGQVLPATLVHLVAFAVGFGTITFLHVVFGELAPKTFAIQEAVKVALVVAPLMKVFYFVFRPGLVVFNGTANYFTRLAGVSPASESEETHTEEEIRMILTRSEETGEIDLDEVEMIESVFELGDTIAREIMVPRPDVATVPASMGLPELRGIVAGGAYTRYLVLDDDGEQPVGFVHAKDVLHATETEPDRGEAVTARDLAREALAVPETRRVDSILADFQAQEGSQLAVVIDEWGVFEGVLTIEDVLEEIVGDIQDEFDTDGQQPSIDAREDGTYLVDGGVPVQAVNDRLDTDFESDDVETIGGFVFSRLGRVPEVGDELEHDGVLLRVDAVTDARIDRLVVQPPEPTATDGDASDDESDA